A genomic region of Nitrospirota bacterium contains the following coding sequences:
- a CDS encoding LytTR family DNA-binding domain-containing protein — translation MAGDSATLQILAVRKPGGPEHRYTLIAPSDVAFVFLGSVLHRGLIPDNGVPSQTVRADRLYLRTARGVYLATHRSLRDLCGHVDPDAFLTIHRGLAVNIRKVREVDFKEKQIGIMNADGTFSWLNVSRRYIKGLRRKLLLPVKTRTKP, via the coding sequence ATGGCAGGCGACTCCGCGACGCTTCAGATTCTTGCGGTCCGGAAACCGGGTGGCCCGGAGCATCGCTACACCCTGATCGCTCCGTCGGACGTCGCCTTTGTCTTTCTGGGGTCTGTTCTGCATCGAGGACTCATTCCGGACAACGGAGTTCCCAGCCAGACCGTCCGCGCCGACCGACTCTATCTCCGCACCGCAAGGGGAGTCTACCTCGCTACGCATCGCTCGTTGAGGGACCTCTGCGGCCACGTGGATCCGGACGCGTTTCTCACGATTCACCGGGGGTTGGCCGTCAACATTCGAAAGGTGCGAGAGGTCGATTTTAAAGAAAAGCAAATCGGGATCATGAATGCCGACGGAACATTCAGCTGGCTCAATGTCAGCCGCCGGTACATCAAAGGCCTTCGCCGGAAGCTCTTGCTTCCCGTGAAGACGAGGACAAAGCCATGA
- a CDS encoding VCBS repeat-containing protein: protein MGLVPYQAEIKRFVLILGTVLVVGCASEEGSQSTLTIRSSSFPEIQAMLSAVSASLEVGGRTCLLAVDSDQTLDGRCTDIPLGTHSYSLKYLRPDLGVVIGTVEGSVALEQGRSTQITLPPIVKTQDDDQDGYSNLVEVMFGTDAKRAVSRPSIPAFGAVATYTVGPQPSDVGLGEFNNDGALDVVTTNWASDSVSVLLGSPEGTLNAALHVTVEPTAAGPRHPNGLAIGDLNGDSNADLLVVNSGADSDFIGDLAVLLGRGDGTFQEASFYSVGDQPVSIALGDLNEDGVQDVVTADFASGDVAVLLGNGNGTLQPAVAYSTGAVGAVGLADVDKDGHLDVVTALFDAQSLGILLGNGDGTFQPVASQLVGIMSSLALGDFNGDLNVDVAASIISSQTIIILLGNGDGTFQAPAFYPASRNAGRIILKDLDKDGRLDLVTPGEDGVVAILLGAGNGTFRSPGFFSMGTTLSSVVLGDMNDDGDLDLVSTDETSGTAAVLLSTPPAP from the coding sequence ATGGGGTTAGTCCCTTATCAGGCAGAGATCAAGCGCTTCGTTCTTATACTTGGGACCGTTCTGGTGGTGGGTTGCGCCTCTGAAGAAGGTTCTCAGAGTACGCTGACCATCCGGTCGTCATCGTTCCCTGAGATCCAGGCGATGCTGTCCGCGGTCTCAGCCTCTCTTGAGGTGGGGGGGAGGACGTGTCTACTTGCGGTGGATTCGGATCAAACCCTGGATGGTCGCTGCACCGATATTCCGCTGGGGACCCATTCGTACTCGCTCAAGTATCTCCGACCGGATCTGGGCGTGGTCATCGGGACGGTCGAGGGGAGCGTAGCCCTGGAACAAGGGAGGAGCACGCAAATCACCCTACCGCCTATTGTCAAGACTCAGGATGATGATCAAGACGGGTATTCCAACCTGGTCGAGGTGATGTTCGGGACGGATGCCAAAAGGGCCGTGTCGAGACCGAGCATCCCCGCATTCGGCGCTGTGGCCACTTACACTGTCGGGCCGCAGCCGAGCGACGTCGGCCTCGGTGAGTTCAACAATGACGGTGCCTTGGACGTGGTGACGACGAACTGGGCCTCGGATAGCGTTTCGGTGCTTCTCGGCAGCCCAGAAGGGACGCTCAACGCCGCCCTCCACGTGACAGTGGAGCCGACAGCTGCGGGCCCCCGTCATCCGAATGGCCTGGCCATCGGGGACCTCAACGGGGACTCCAACGCGGATTTGTTGGTGGTGAATTCCGGCGCGGACAGTGACTTTATCGGCGACCTCGCCGTGCTGCTGGGGCGCGGCGACGGGACGTTTCAGGAGGCAAGCTTCTATTCGGTCGGAGATCAGCCGGTGAGCATCGCGCTCGGAGACCTGAACGAAGACGGTGTTCAAGACGTGGTGACAGCCGATTTCGCGTCCGGTGACGTCGCCGTGCTCTTGGGCAACGGGAATGGAACCCTCCAGCCTGCGGTCGCGTATTCGACCGGAGCAGTCGGTGCCGTTGGTCTGGCGGACGTCGATAAGGACGGCCATCTCGACGTCGTGACCGCGTTGTTCGACGCTCAGTCGCTCGGCATTCTGCTTGGCAATGGCGACGGCACGTTCCAGCCCGTTGCCTCACAGCTTGTCGGGATCATGAGTTCACTGGCCCTGGGCGACTTCAACGGGGATTTGAACGTCGACGTGGCTGCCTCGATCATCTCCTCCCAGACGATCATCATCCTCTTGGGAAATGGCGACGGGACGTTTCAGGCCCCAGCCTTCTATCCCGCGTCGAGGAATGCGGGGAGGATTATCCTGAAGGACCTCGATAAGGACGGCCGCCTCGATCTGGTGACCCCCGGAGAAGATGGGGTCGTGGCGATCCTCTTGGGGGCGGGGAACGGCACGTTCCGATCTCCAGGGTTCTTCTCAATGGGGACGACGCTGAGCTCCGTGGTCTTGGGAGACATGAACGATGACGGAGACTTGGATCTGGTCTCCACGGATGAGACTTCCGGCACGGCCGCAGTCCTGCTAAGCACCCCGCCCGCTCCCTAA
- a CDS encoding caspase family protein translates to MTPLVLAFSADGQTLVCGTAEGRIVFFELNHSKAPRNIPAHEGEVLAVASVHDGAALVSAGRDGVVKLWHVATGDLVETRRIDGGMTVAALTTSGSLVASASAWEAAVYSAESLGATPPVVTIIAPTDQEEVSGPVVRLMAEALDDEGVKGVMIELNGAPLPDPEGRTRDLRIVERRTQGSVLVDRSIRLTPGMNQITVTATDTNGLSRSATVEVRYVAEQGAVWAVVIGISRYQNVTGLRYADADASAFYDYLVEQNQVPRTQVTLLLNEDATLQRLKDVLGVELKQKARKQDMVIIFYAGHGAPEPDQSSLDGDGLEKYLLPHDADPRRLYSTALPMAEIAKILSRFSAERVVVLQDTCFSGATGIGSRTIQTQAFRASISDTYLNRLAQAKGRVILAASEANEVSIERDDLRHGVFTYYLLEALHRGDVDGDGLITTNELFRYISEKVPEATGQNQHPVKKGVEIREIVLGRVQSGP, encoded by the coding sequence GTGACTCCGCTAGTACTCGCATTCAGCGCCGATGGTCAGACCCTGGTTTGCGGGACCGCGGAAGGCCGGATTGTCTTCTTCGAACTGAATCACAGCAAAGCCCCAAGGAACATCCCTGCTCATGAGGGAGAGGTCCTGGCGGTGGCGTCCGTTCACGATGGGGCGGCCCTGGTATCAGCGGGTAGAGATGGTGTCGTCAAGCTCTGGCACGTCGCGACGGGAGACCTGGTGGAGACGCGGCGAATCGACGGAGGGATGACCGTAGCGGCCCTGACCACGAGCGGATCGTTGGTGGCCTCCGCGTCGGCCTGGGAAGCCGCTGTCTACTCCGCGGAGAGCCTCGGTGCGACGCCGCCTGTCGTGACCATCATTGCTCCGACCGATCAGGAAGAGGTTTCAGGGCCGGTGGTTCGACTCATGGCGGAGGCTCTGGATGACGAAGGTGTGAAGGGGGTCATGATCGAGCTCAATGGCGCGCCGCTTCCAGACCCTGAGGGGCGCACTCGCGATCTGCGAATCGTGGAACGCCGAACGCAGGGGTCGGTGTTGGTGGATCGGAGCATCCGCCTCACGCCCGGGATGAACCAGATCACGGTCACGGCGACCGACACGAACGGGTTGTCGCGATCAGCAACGGTTGAAGTTCGGTATGTTGCCGAGCAGGGAGCGGTCTGGGCGGTGGTGATCGGCATCAGCCGGTACCAGAACGTGACCGGACTGCGATACGCGGATGCGGATGCCTCGGCCTTCTATGACTATCTCGTGGAACAGAATCAGGTGCCCCGGACCCAGGTCACGCTGTTGCTGAACGAAGACGCCACCCTTCAGCGGCTCAAAGATGTCCTGGGCGTCGAGCTGAAGCAGAAGGCCCGCAAACAGGATATGGTGATCATCTTCTATGCGGGTCACGGAGCGCCGGAGCCCGACCAAAGCAGTCTGGACGGCGACGGCCTCGAGAAATACCTGCTGCCCCACGATGCAGACCCACGGCGGTTGTATTCCACCGCGTTGCCCATGGCCGAGATCGCGAAGATCCTCTCCCGCTTCTCGGCCGAACGGGTGGTTGTCCTGCAGGACACCTGTTTCTCAGGGGCCACCGGGATCGGCAGCCGAACGATCCAGACCCAGGCGTTCCGCGCCTCGATCTCAGACACGTATCTCAATCGCCTGGCCCAAGCGAAGGGTCGAGTGATTCTGGCAGCCAGTGAGGCGAACGAAGTCAGCATCGAACGGGACGATCTCCGCCATGGCGTCTTCACCTATTACCTCTTGGAGGCCCTTCATCGCGGCGACGTGGATGGAGACGGCTTGATCACGACCAATGAGCTCTTTCGCTATATTTCGGAGAAGGTCCCCGAGGCGACGGGCCAGAACCAGCACCCGGTGAAAAAGGGTGTCGAGATCCGGGAGATCGTCTTGGGTCGCGTTCAAAGCGGACCATAA
- a CDS encoding sigma 54-interacting transcriptional regulator has protein sequence MLRENPRPALKNMVHRRTGVYVCGIALLCALGVATFAADNGLFSEFENRVVDNFFKFRSTLPTSSDIVLVDIDDQSIEKLGRWPWDRTYHARMIRILSQAGAAVIGYDVLFNQSATEEEDRALSEVLREARNVVLPTGYELESGGAMMSVTREVGPLPEIRRAAAGIGHISANRDPDGIIRRVPLLVRTQDRIVPAFSLALLTGFYHARPEDLVLNPSNHVVIQGGSPDGNGRDEDKRIKVGREAMLLVNFAGTWRETFNHYSFADILTAWDTQEGRQQLPLIMKGKMCIVSNAATGYDLKPVPLEKDFPGGGIHANALNTILTGQYLSTLDGRAMFVIILALSLLAAVAAVATTWWIGVLSIALLCAVYLGLAFYSFTEGVVLQTLSPLVAGCLSYSFVLIYQNQRIKYHVRRLTEEKGELGVALTAVTTALREKEDLLDTRQEELSNLRYDLDGLQGQEKGKLERIEAMENLLKEAAREKEALVGQLRTLEERTRDVLVEVIPKPKTTVEVERLQKEFGIVTRDRSVLQRLERAKRTLAVNNPILIQGETGTGKELFAWALHKMGPRANKAFITVNIPGIPDNLIESDLFGHVKGSFTTAVSDRKGKFQLADQGTIFLDEIGEMRPELQAKLLRVLETGEVDRIGATSPDRVDVAVIAATNRDLRVEVANRRFREDLYFRLNATTLTLPPLRERPDDIEVLADYFLRRSALESGRPVTGITAKAMRRLKSYHWRGNIRELRNVIRKGVALAEGDRITEDDLELEEPASTTPPVQGPIGDGFLERLDAGGVLSDRDLLLSLRKNGFDIGEAADLLGVARNTVGSRLKGICFMVLAEAGLDFKRAARIVAGEAGSVDVLERRIQEYYGNLIKVAHQYQTGADATAELRRRAKNLPQKYFEGMDRLVKNHFDNRTGNA, from the coding sequence ATGCTGAGAGAGAATCCGAGGCCGGCCCTCAAGAACATGGTACACCGTAGAACTGGTGTATATGTCTGTGGCATTGCGCTCCTTTGTGCCCTCGGCGTCGCCACGTTCGCCGCTGACAACGGGCTGTTCTCGGAGTTCGAGAATCGAGTGGTGGACAACTTCTTCAAGTTCAGATCGACGCTGCCGACCTCGTCGGACATTGTTCTGGTGGACATCGATGACCAAAGCATCGAGAAGCTCGGACGATGGCCCTGGGATCGGACCTATCACGCCAGGATGATCCGAATTCTCTCCCAAGCCGGAGCGGCGGTTATCGGATACGACGTCCTCTTCAACCAATCCGCCACCGAGGAGGAAGATCGGGCCCTTTCGGAGGTCCTGCGCGAGGCGCGCAACGTCGTGCTGCCGACCGGCTATGAACTCGAGAGCGGGGGTGCGATGATGTCCGTGACCCGGGAGGTCGGGCCTCTCCCTGAGATCCGTCGGGCCGCCGCGGGAATCGGACACATCTCGGCAAACAGAGATCCGGATGGGATCATCCGAAGGGTTCCCTTGCTGGTGAGAACACAGGACCGGATTGTGCCGGCGTTTTCCCTTGCCTTGTTAACGGGGTTCTACCACGCTCGCCCTGAGGACCTAGTTCTTAACCCCTCAAATCACGTTGTGATTCAGGGAGGTTCTCCTGACGGCAATGGAAGGGATGAGGACAAGCGGATCAAGGTGGGCCGAGAAGCCATGCTCCTCGTCAACTTTGCCGGGACATGGCGCGAGACCTTCAATCACTATTCCTTTGCCGATATCCTAACGGCATGGGATACCCAGGAGGGACGCCAGCAACTGCCTCTGATCATGAAAGGCAAGATGTGCATCGTCTCGAATGCCGCAACTGGCTACGATCTCAAACCGGTTCCTCTCGAAAAGGACTTCCCGGGCGGAGGAATCCATGCAAACGCCCTGAACACCATCCTTACCGGCCAATACCTTTCGACCCTGGACGGTAGGGCAATGTTTGTCATCATTCTGGCTCTTTCATTGCTCGCCGCCGTTGCCGCCGTCGCGACCACTTGGTGGATCGGCGTGTTATCAATCGCCCTCCTCTGTGCGGTGTATCTCGGTCTGGCATTCTATTCCTTCACCGAGGGTGTCGTCCTGCAAACGCTCTCACCGCTTGTCGCGGGGTGCCTGTCGTATTCCTTCGTCCTGATCTATCAGAACCAACGCATCAAGTATCATGTGCGTCGCCTAACAGAGGAGAAAGGCGAACTCGGGGTGGCCCTCACGGCCGTCACCACGGCGCTCAGGGAGAAGGAAGACCTGCTGGACACTCGACAGGAGGAGCTCTCGAATCTCAGATACGATCTCGACGGCTTGCAGGGTCAGGAGAAAGGGAAACTTGAGCGGATTGAAGCGATGGAGAACCTCTTAAAGGAGGCTGCTCGCGAGAAGGAAGCACTGGTTGGGCAATTACGCACACTCGAAGAGAGAACGCGCGATGTGCTCGTCGAGGTGATTCCCAAACCGAAAACGACTGTTGAGGTGGAGCGGCTGCAAAAAGAGTTCGGAATCGTGACGCGGGATCGTAGCGTCCTCCAACGGTTGGAGCGAGCGAAGCGGACATTGGCCGTTAACAACCCGATCTTGATTCAAGGCGAGACAGGAACGGGTAAAGAGCTTTTTGCATGGGCCCTCCACAAGATGGGACCTCGTGCCAACAAAGCGTTCATCACGGTGAACATTCCGGGTATTCCGGACAATCTGATCGAAAGTGATCTCTTTGGTCATGTGAAGGGCTCGTTTACCACTGCCGTGTCGGATAGGAAGGGGAAATTCCAACTGGCGGATCAAGGGACCATCTTTCTCGATGAAATTGGCGAGATGAGACCGGAGCTTCAGGCGAAACTGCTTCGAGTGCTTGAGACCGGGGAGGTCGACCGAATCGGCGCAACGTCGCCGGACCGGGTGGATGTGGCGGTCATCGCAGCCACGAACCGTGACCTTCGTGTCGAGGTCGCGAACCGAAGATTCCGAGAAGACTTGTACTTCCGGCTCAACGCGACGACGCTGACGCTTCCGCCGCTACGAGAAAGGCCGGATGATATCGAAGTCCTGGCGGACTATTTCCTCAGGAGATCCGCCTTGGAGTCGGGGCGGCCTGTCACCGGGATTACGGCAAAGGCCATGCGGAGACTCAAGTCGTACCATTGGCGGGGGAATATTCGTGAGCTCAGAAACGTGATCCGAAAAGGGGTCGCGTTGGCTGAAGGTGACCGGATTACCGAAGACGACCTCGAATTGGAAGAGCCGGCCTCGACCACGCCCCCGGTGCAGGGACCCATCGGCGATGGATTCCTGGAGAGACTGGACGCCGGAGGAGTCCTGTCGGATCGGGATCTCCTTCTCAGTCTGCGAAAGAATGGCTTCGATATCGGCGAAGCCGCGGACCTTCTTGGCGTCGCTCGTAACACGGTTGGGTCGCGGCTAAAGGGAATCTGTTTCATGGTTCTTGCAGAGGCGGGTTTGGATTTCAAGCGGGCGGCTAGGATCGTCGCCGGAGAGGCTGGCTCGGTTGACGTCCTGGAAAGGAGAATCCAGGAATACTACGGCAACCTCATCAAGGTCGCTCATCAGTATCAGACTGGTGCCGACGCGACTGCAGAATTGCGACGTCGGGCGAAGAATCTGCCGCAGAAGTACTTCGAGGGGATGGATCGGTTGGTCAAGAACCACTTTGACAACAGGACTGGCAATGCGTAA
- a CDS encoding DUF4384 domain-containing protein, protein MYEIGDTMTFFYRANRDVHITLIDVGTSGRMQIVFPNKSSSDQLVAGGRVHMVPEEDAGFTIHVQGPPGVERIKVIATERPFSVWGEGVARSAHIFAQLDTRSAQDIELVTKRLADELWAHAYTEIEIVPRRADKDGSERAREIKPKPPEKPVDIIGVPGVKLDEPADQETGMSVVPIPDAERESEAGPQEHGTP, encoded by the coding sequence GTGTATGAGATCGGGGATACGATGACCTTCTTTTACCGTGCCAACCGGGACGTGCACATCACCTTGATCGACGTGGGAACAAGCGGTCGGATGCAGATCGTCTTTCCCAACAAGTCCTCATCGGACCAACTCGTTGCCGGTGGTCGTGTTCACATGGTACCTGAGGAAGATGCCGGTTTCACCATCCATGTACAGGGTCCGCCTGGAGTGGAACGAATCAAGGTGATCGCCACCGAGAGGCCATTCTCCGTTTGGGGTGAAGGGGTGGCTCGGAGCGCGCACATATTCGCGCAGCTTGATACTCGAAGTGCGCAGGACATCGAACTCGTCACCAAGAGGCTGGCAGACGAGCTCTGGGCACACGCTTACACGGAAATAGAGATCGTTCCACGGAGAGCAGACAAGGACGGATCGGAGCGCGCGAGAGAGATCAAGCCCAAACCCCCTGAAAAACCGGTGGACATTATCGGCGTCCCCGGGGTCAAGCTCGACGAACCTGCGGACCAGGAAACCGGTATGTCGGTGGTGCCGATACCCGATGCTGAGAGAGAATCCGAGGCCGGCCCTCAAGAACATGGTACACCGTAG
- a CDS encoding DUF5647 family protein has protein sequence MKQRAFIRYFDMENRARVSFQVEGGKIRRFVVQYETFKDAAWRPIIRYDTAHGFAHADLFHPKGKPTKIPLPEVDFNEALTLAQEDINRNWERIFNAVPRGEKSVKRVSKTFYKNLMIGAEFDKYLIEHPRFAESIPDGALVVLLPQDDAALCRENLRIAKARAEEGQPVVYVTIKKLAPAPRSRIIAPQIEYAKTG, from the coding sequence TTGAAACAGCGCGCGTTCATCCGCTATTTTGATATGGAGAATCGAGCCCGAGTTTCATTTCAGGTCGAGGGAGGGAAAATACGGCGGTTCGTGGTCCAATACGAAACGTTCAAGGATGCTGCATGGCGTCCGATCATTCGCTACGACACCGCGCACGGGTTTGCCCATGCGGATCTGTTTCACCCAAAGGGAAAACCGACGAAGATCCCTTTGCCGGAGGTCGACTTTAACGAAGCGCTCACTCTCGCGCAGGAAGACATCAACCGGAACTGGGAGCGGATATTTAACGCGGTACCAAGGGGAGAAAAAAGCGTGAAAAGGGTATCGAAGACCTTTTATAAAAATCTCATGATCGGGGCAGAGTTCGATAAATATCTGATCGAGCATCCGAGGTTTGCGGAGAGCATTCCAGATGGCGCGCTGGTCGTGCTCCTTCCCCAAGACGATGCCGCATTGTGCAGAGAAAACCTGCGAATCGCCAAGGCCCGCGCGGAAGAGGGACAACCCGTGGTCTACGTCACGATCAAGAAACTCGCTCCAGCCCCGCGCTCTCGCATCATCGCTCCCCAGATCGAATACGCCAAGACCGGGTAG